The genome window GTAGTTTTGGCATGGTGATTGTTGGTGGGTCAGGAGACCGAGGTTACAGGTAGGAAGATGCTGAAAGTCGTACCTTTTCCGACATTCGAGCGCACGCTTATGCGTCCGTCGTGTTCAGAGATGATGCCGTAGCAGACCGCGAGGCCCAGACCTGTGCCCTTACCGACATCCTTGG of Chloracidobacterium sp. contains these proteins:
- a CDS encoding histidine kinase; the protein is KDVGKGTGLGLAVCYGIISEHDGRISVRSNVGKGTTFSIFLPVTSVS